Proteins encoded in a region of the Dreissena polymorpha isolate Duluth1 chromosome 6, UMN_Dpol_1.0, whole genome shotgun sequence genome:
- the LOC127836203 gene encoding uncharacterized protein LOC127836203 isoform X1, which produces MQVLIMKALVIVVIVCVGNCSANPLAANETGVNGESFKTSRINMGDEELFTVTAVDGTPLATIDVVRDEGYEIELTQDGRKCRLSQVYDTSSCFEEAPLADDEPVLARIADRCKGREIVTLKPQDCNANSSLEKGAATRTKRACSFQARVVCRARCCDWQVSCWVELQLVCGW; this is translated from the exons ATGCAAGTCCTCATTATGAAGGCATTGGTGATAGTGGTGATTGTGTGTGTCGGAAACTGTTCAGCTAACCCTTTG GCTGCGAATGAAACGGGTGTAAATGGGGAGTCCTTCAAAACCAGCAGAATAAACATGGGTGACGAGGAGCTGTTCACAGTCACCGCTGTGGATGGAACACCTTTGGCAACCATTGATGTTGTCCGTGATGAG ggATATGAAATCGAGCTTACTCAAGATGGCAGAAAGTGTCGGCTTAGCCAG GTTTATGACACCAGTTCGTGTTTCGAAGAGGCGCCACTTGCGGACGATGAGCCGGTGTTGGCGCGTATTGCTGACCGTTGCAAAGGCAGAGAGATCGTGACCTTGAAGCCACAGGATTGCAATGCAAATTCAAGTCTCGAAAAAG GCGCAGCCACTCGAACAAAGCGGGCTTGCTCATTCCAAGCTCGTGTCGTTTGCAGGGCGAGGTGTTGTGACTGGCAGGTGTCATGCTGGGTAGAGCTACAGCTAGTATGTGGCTGGTAA